The Sinorhizobium fredii genome contains the following window.
TCGCTGAGCGAATAGACAACGGCGACCCCTAAGGCTCCGTAGGGCAGACCGATGACGAAGGCCAAAGCCGACGTTACCGCTGTCACGATTCCCCACCGCATGAAATCACCCGACCGGCCCTGGCTGATGAACAGCCAACCTGCAGGATTGTTGACCGGCTGCAGCAAGCCGGCAAAGCCGAGCGCCATGAAAATGACTGCGCTCTCCCGCCACTGCTCTCCCAAGACAAAAGGAATAAGCACATCGGCCGTGGCAATGGCGGCGCCGACGCCGGGGAGCGCCACAATGAGCATCAAGGGCAGCACCCGAAGATAGGCGCTGCGATACCGATCGGGCTCGTTCGCCAGGCGGGAGAGCGCCGGCACCATGACTTTCGACAGCGGATTGGCCAGTTGGCTGAGCGGAAAAAGCAGCAGCTTATAGGCTCGGTCGTAAAGCCCCAATTGCGTCTCGCCCCAGTATCGGCCGATGAGAATGTTGTCCAGATTGCGGGCAAAGAAGTTCGCGAAGTTGAATCCAGTTATGCCGGCACCGAAGGTCAGCAACGCGCCTACGCCTTCGGTTTTGAGTGTGAAACCTGGCCGCCACCCCGAATTCGCCCAGTAACAGAGCGTCGGCAAGACGGCACTCGTCAGCGTGCCGGCGTAAAGCGCCCAATAGGATCGATCGACGAAAGTCCAGCCGACGGCGGCGAAAAAGCCACCCATGGCGCTAGCGATCTCCACCACCGCCAGGCGATCGAAGGCCATGCGCCGGTTGAGCAG
Protein-coding sequences here:
- a CDS encoding lipopolysaccharide biosynthesis protein — encoded protein: MEASAFDPPDGSLREKVGRGAVATALAQAVKVATQILSVIVLSRLLSPQDFGVVAMCAPVLAFIALFQDLGLTQATVQKRSITHEEVNSLFWINVAVSVALACLMVGMAPLIGAFYDEPRVGPLVAAMSLQILAYGFGAQHLALLNRRMAFDRLAVVEIASAMGGFFAAVGWTFVDRSYWALYAGTLTSAVLPTLCYWANSGWRPGFTLKTEGVGALLTFGAGITGFNFANFFARNLDNILIGRYWGETQLGLYDRAYKLLLFPLSQLANPLSKVMVPALSRLANEPDRYRSAYLRVLPLMLIVALPGVGAAIATADVLIPFVLGEQWRESAVIFMALGFAGLLQPVNNPAGWLFISQGRSGDFMRWGIVTAVTSALAFVIGLPYGALGVAVVYSLSEYVRTPLLWIYVGRKGPLGLKDVLCAAGPFVLGSHCALLVLWFSRPVLPNQPILAIAAVAALSYAVTIVIAMLFPFGRQTLREAIKLVPGRVIGSRGGEA